Proteins encoded within one genomic window of Nitrospirota bacterium:
- a CDS encoding NADH-quinone oxidoreductase subunit N: MKSILSLPDINPVMPEILMLSAGLIILMLDLVLKRKETVAFLSFLFTAVTLYSLFNFSGTTFSGMFIADSYSIFFKLIFLVSLLLTILISVKYIAVERVNLGEYYSLMLFATLGMMLMASAGDLIVLYLGLELMALSTYVLSGFIRHSVRSNEAALKYFLLGAFASAFLLFAISLTYGITGTTNIMAVADYISNKGIAQEPILLISLIFFTVAFSFKIAAVPFHMWAPDVYEGAPTSITAFMSVGPKAAGFAAIGRVFLIAFGSVRGDWSQILIPVAILTMAVGNILAISQTNIKRMLAYSSIAHAGYALMGIIAGGTEGTASMMNYLFIYAFMNIGAFAIVILLRSEGFTGENISDYEGLSKRHPLYSALMLLFMFSLTGIPPTAGFIGKFYLFVAAINAGYTWMVIVAVVMSSISAYFYLRVVMYMYMREPKEEVSLTPSPALNLAVTIAAVFVLAIGVLPSGFLNMARDAVLGF, encoded by the coding sequence ATGAAATCCATATTAAGTCTTCCTGATATAAACCCTGTTATGCCAGAAATCCTGATGCTTTCGGCAGGTCTTATTATACTTATGCTTGACCTTGTCCTGAAAAGGAAAGAGACAGTGGCATTCCTGAGTTTTCTTTTTACTGCAGTTACGCTTTATTCGCTGTTTAATTTCTCAGGCACTACATTTTCAGGAATGTTTATAGCAGATAGCTATAGCATATTTTTTAAGTTGATATTTCTCGTAAGCCTCCTTCTTACGATTTTAATCTCAGTAAAATACATTGCCGTAGAGAGGGTAAACCTTGGAGAGTACTATAGCCTCATGCTCTTTGCAACATTAGGGATGATGCTCATGGCATCGGCAGGAGACCTCATAGTGCTTTATTTGGGGCTTGAGCTTATGGCTCTTTCGACATATGTTCTTTCGGGTTTCATAAGGCATAGCGTGAGGTCTAATGAAGCCGCCCTTAAGTATTTCCTTCTGGGTGCATTTGCCTCTGCATTCTTACTCTTTGCAATATCCCTGACATATGGCATTACAGGGACGACTAATATCATGGCAGTGGCTGATTACATCTCCAATAAGGGCATTGCTCAAGAGCCGATTCTTCTTATTTCCCTGATATTCTTTACCGTAGCATTCAGCTTTAAGATAGCGGCTGTGCCTTTTCACATGTGGGCACCCGATGTATACGAAGGTGCGCCAACATCGATAACTGCCTTCATGTCCGTTGGGCCAAAGGCAGCAGGATTTGCCGCAATAGGCAGGGTCTTTCTGATTGCATTTGGCTCTGTCAGAGGAGACTGGTCACAAATCCTGATACCTGTTGCTATTCTGACAATGGCAGTTGGAAATATCCTTGCCATTTCCCAGACAAATATAAAAAGGATGCTTGCATACTCATCAATCGCACATGCCGGGTATGCACTCATGGGCATAATCGCAGGTGGCACCGAAGGCACTGCAAGTATGATGAATTATCTCTTTATATATGCATTCATGAACATCGGTGCATTTGCCATAGTGATACTTCTTAGAAGCGAGGGCTTTACAGGCGAGAACATCTCTGACTACGAGGGGCTTTCGAAGAGGCATCCTCTTTACTCAGCCCTCATGCTCTTATTCATGTTTTCCCTGACAGGGATTCCTCCGACCGCAGGATTTATTGGAAAGTTTTATCTCTTCGTTGCGGCTATAAACGCAGGCTACACATGGATGGTTATAGTGGCAGTTGTCATGAGTTCAATATCAGCTTATTTCTACCTGAGGGTGGTTATGTATATGTATATGCGTGAGCCAAAAGAAGAGGTCTCCTTAACGCCCTCGCCTGCACTTAATCTTGCAGTAACAATCGCAGCGGTTTTTGTGCTTGCAATTGGAGTTTTGCCTTCGGGTTTTCTGAATATGGCAAGGGATGCAGTCTTAGGATTTTAG
- a CDS encoding cell division protein ZapA has protein sequence MPSVEVSILGQKYTIKGDASEKHIEELARYIEGKLKDICTPPNVSPVKALILTAFSLAEEIYRLKAEQEAIANEMEEKTAILDGLFEG, from the coding sequence ATGCCAAGCGTTGAGGTCTCTATATTAGGGCAGAAGTATACGATAAAAGGCGATGCATCCGAGAAGCATATCGAAGAGCTTGCAAGATATATCGAGGGTAAACTGAAGGATATATGCACTCCCCCTAATGTCTCGCCTGTTAAGGCATTAATCCTTACTGCATTTAGCCTTGCAGAAGAGATTTATCGGTTAAAGGCAGAGCAGGAAGCCATTGCAAACGAGATGGAGGAAAAAACTGCTATCCTCGACGGACTATTCGAGGGCTAA
- a CDS encoding transglycosylase SLT domain-containing protein, with protein sequence MTFFRIALFLLLPAITTADGIDGRAYFKAGVDFFDSKKYPEAIESFSSSHEKLPIIGDYSLLYMSKAYIKTGDLEKSNKCLEQLLKEYPQTPLKKTARALLIKNTVEADREKAEALLEVYIRDYPNDEGMRFLLGELLKDKDKARAKEIFRELYIGAGSLDMKASREIEPEEVSVPELIKRGSNLIYAGRYKEAESMLKAIRLAKGSGHKKGFLETLALSLFRQKQYEEAGETYMEASNFYEAGVAFLRAEKYDAFDRALAKVVSMKDERAGGLLISSSIAKRREGNTEEALRLLSKVKATYPAHAEQALWHTGWTYYLSGDYKSAIGIFSELYKAYGDTKYLYWNARAIENEGGNPTHIYKGLESKDGFYSILSGLRNSKNLNASGDSNIQGDMSIGGVEDAVGFERPDILLEAGLKGEAVMELMHMSKNVISDKELIGIAYKINSMGEYRKAIGMVSILSKETKPDEILYPLAYWQSIKEQSSIYGIDPLLVLSLIREESRFDPEACSQAGAIGIMQIMPETARRLADKLGIKLKGTEHIYDVELNLKLGMYYLWRLLEEFGSATHAIAAYNAGEHRVRQWLGKQKYQSYDEFIEDIPYQETSQYIKRILTTYYIYKGRISLEGKSTRRDKDSDRDPFNLLVSHGIIMQ encoded by the coding sequence TTACAGCCTTCTTTACATGTCTAAGGCATACATCAAAACAGGAGACCTCGAAAAATCAAATAAATGCCTTGAACAGCTTCTAAAAGAGTACCCGCAAACACCCCTTAAAAAAACAGCAAGAGCACTTTTGATAAAAAATACCGTTGAGGCTGACAGGGAAAAGGCAGAGGCATTACTTGAGGTATATATAAGGGATTACCCTAACGATGAAGGGATGAGATTTTTGCTGGGCGAGCTCCTAAAAGACAAGGATAAGGCAAGGGCAAAGGAAATATTCAGGGAGTTATATATCGGAGCAGGCTCTCTGGACATGAAGGCATCGAGGGAGATTGAGCCCGAAGAGGTCTCTGTACCTGAGCTTATCAAAAGGGGGTCGAACCTTATATATGCAGGCAGGTACAAAGAAGCAGAATCCATGCTCAAGGCTATAAGGCTTGCTAAAGGAAGTGGGCATAAAAAGGGTTTTTTAGAGACCCTCGCACTTTCTCTTTTCAGGCAGAAACAATATGAAGAGGCAGGAGAGACTTATATGGAGGCATCTAACTTTTATGAAGCAGGAGTGGCGTTTTTAAGGGCTGAAAAATACGATGCATTTGACAGGGCACTGGCTAAGGTGGTTTCCATGAAAGACGAAAGGGCAGGGGGTTTGTTAATATCCTCTTCAATAGCTAAAAGGAGAGAAGGAAACACAGAGGAGGCACTGAGATTATTATCCAAAGTAAAAGCCACATACCCTGCTCATGCCGAGCAGGCGCTCTGGCATACAGGATGGACTTATTACCTTAGCGGTGATTACAAAAGTGCCATCGGTATCTTTAGCGAACTTTACAAGGCATATGGAGATACGAAATACCTTTATTGGAATGCAAGGGCTATTGAAAATGAAGGAGGAAACCCTACACACATCTACAAAGGGCTTGAGTCAAAAGACGGCTTTTATAGTATACTTTCAGGACTAAGAAACAGCAAAAACCTTAATGCATCTGGAGACTCAAACATACAGGGCGATATGTCCATAGGAGGCGTAGAAGACGCCGTTGGTTTCGAAAGACCCGATATACTCCTTGAGGCAGGACTCAAAGGAGAGGCTGTTATGGAGCTTATGCATATGTCTAAAAATGTCATCTCCGACAAAGAGCTCATTGGCATTGCATATAAGATTAACTCCATGGGCGAATATAGAAAGGCAATTGGCATGGTGTCGATACTTTCAAAAGAGACAAAGCCAGATGAGATTCTCTATCCCCTTGCCTATTGGCAGAGTATAAAAGAGCAATCCAGCATCTATGGCATTGACCCTCTGCTTGTGCTTTCTCTTATCAGAGAGGAAAGCAGGTTTGACCCGGAGGCATGCTCTCAGGCAGGTGCCATTGGCATTATGCAGATTATGCCTGAAACAGCACGCAGGCTTGCAGACAAACTTGGTATCAAGCTCAAAGGCACAGAGCATATATACGATGTCGAGCTAAACCTGAAGTTAGGAATGTATTATCTTTGGAGACTGCTTGAGGAATTTGGCTCAGCCACACATGCGATTGCCGCTTACAATGCAGGAGAGCACAGAGTAAGACAGTGGCTCGGGAAACAGAAATATCAGTCATATGATGAATTTATCGAGGATATTCCCTATCAGGAGACAAGCCAGTATATTAAGCGCATACTGACCACCTATTACATATATAAGGGACGAATTAGCCTTGAAGGTAAATCAACCAGAAGAGATAAAGATTCAGACAGAGACCCTTTTAATCTATTGGTCTCACATGGTATTATTATGCAATGA